Within Coffea arabica cultivar ET-39 chromosome 4e, Coffea Arabica ET-39 HiFi, whole genome shotgun sequence, the genomic segment AAAGgaaattaaaaaggaaaaaatggctGAAGGGAGAGGTTAAATTTTAATCATgaactaacactaattgaaggaCAATTATATACTTTCCCAGGTTCAGTGGCTTATTGATATTAGatgcaagaaataaattgtTAACCAAAACTTCACAATCTGAAGATATATTTTTGGGCAATTTAGAAATTTTGCCCTACTTAGAGAAGCATTGCTTATGATATCTTGTGGTGAGACCTTCAGATACTAGCTTTTCACTGCATTACATGTTGGTGTTTGGTTGATCAGAACTAACAAGAATCTATCCAGTAGGATAATGTGTTGTTCTCTTGTCACTTTAGCTAATGAAATTGACTAGCATAGCATGAGAAGGAGAAGTATGGCATTTCATGTATGATAATCATTCCATACATGAAACTCATGCACTGTTATTGCCTGCTTTGGAAAGTTTCTACAGTAAATGGTTGAATAACTTGTTCCTGACTAACGACAGACGCATCAAGAAGTGGTGCTGCTCAAGAAGCAGTTCAGACCATCAGAAGAGCAAGTAAAACCATGACCGAGTCAGAAGCAAGGCAAATTCTTGGCGTGGCAGAGAATTCATCGTGGCAAGATATCTTGCAGGTCATTACTGTGTTGATTCTATTTTTTTGTGCTGTGATCCTTTTGCATTTTAGCTTGACATTGTTCCTTCCACCTGCAGAAGTATGATACCCTGTTTGAAAGAAATGCAACAAATGGGAGCTTTTATCTTCAGTCAAAGGTTCATAGAGCCAAAGAATGTTTGGAATCTATTGAGCAGATGAAAGCGCAGGGGCCAAGTTAAGAGAGTCATTTTGCTTTCGTAACTCGATGAGCCATTCTCTTTCTGCTCAACTTGGGTCATTTAGCAAGTGATTCAAGGGTTCATCCTTGTTTTACCTCGTGTTATTTTTCACAACCCGGTTTGACATTTATATTAAGGAATGACACTGGAATCTGTTACCTCCGCGGCTCCGCCTAACGCCACCATCTAAATGCTGGGCCTCAGATTCTGTATGTTCTGGCTTGTGCCCATTTGCTGGAAAAGAGGATGAATACAAAATTAGCCTAGAGAATTTTACACTAATGAAGTCGAGGATCGATCTTTAACTTAGGGCTCCATTGCATTAAAGAGAACTTTTCCACATTACATATTAACAAAAatatatttggaaatttttttttaaaaaaaaatcaacatcgTTGATGATCTATTAGCACTTCGATTGCTATGtataaaattttgtaggaaattgACTTAAGTTTTGTCCTTTCATTAATTATcacaaattttattataattttgattttttaaccaTTCAAAGATTTCTTGTAAAATAaatgtcaaaatatatttttagaaatattaatttttagtaTGTTGATcaaggaataaaaaaaaaagtaaaatgatATAATAGGATGATTTTATAAAGTAATAGTAATAGGGTGTAAATAAATGGAGAGAATTCCAATGGTCCAACCCCTAATATGGAAATCAAAGCAGCATGTTGGATTGATTTTGAGCTTAAGAaggggtgcgtttgataaatctgaattttaaaaattgaaattgaaattttgaatatattaaattattaattgttaaatattaaatttgatatatttaaGTGTATATATCAAATTAAGTAATAAGTGAACATGTTAACATTTGAACTCATTAATTCTAAATATTGGACTAGATTATCAAACAAAGATTAACATTAATGTTGAATGGCTTATAGCGTAGATTAGCTGTACTTATTGGTGAGCGACCGAACCTAAGTTGTAATCATCCTAGACTGCAAATGCCAACCTCGTCTACACGCCATAGTGGGCGGCCCAGGAAATTGACTCTATAATTGAACAAAAGCGGTCCAGTGACCTAGAAATTGGTGTTAGGTCAaagtttatttttttgggtttgaaaAAGGTGTTGGGTCAAAGCTGAGCGACGCTCTATGAGGCCCAAGTTGATTGTGTGTAATTATCAAACCTTGCCCAGCATAAACACGCTCTCGATCCACATTAACGGGCTCGGGGTACATTCTTGATGTTGAAATATTTGCATTGGGGtggacttttgaaaatgaacTTGCAAATTTGTCCCGTTTAAATTAAGTCTGAATTTTCTCTTAGCAGCAACAAACAGCCTTAGCTTGCGGCGATCATTTTAATGGGTTCACATAATCATCAATCAGTGTAAGAGTTgacaaatattaaattttagtTGACCTAATTTAGTTCATGACTGAACTACTTTTGAAGAGAGTCGGTGACACTTCTAGAAATTTTAGAATTACAAATTTTTCCCACCTTTTTCTAGAAAATAACATCGcagtgattttttttaaatatgatgTGTATgatattagaaaaaataaaaggagtTGAGAAATTTGTTAAGGCACTGTTTGGATTGAACGTaaatgaagaaaaggaaaggaaagggctttggaaaaaaaaaatatacaaaaagaaGAATACGGAAAATCGAAATCCATTCATCTTGTTTGAATTACAAAATGAAAGGAAAGGAAACAATTCCAAGTTAGTTACATTTTTATCAATAGTATAAAACTCTAATTTATAAACACATAATaagttttttagaaaatttcaaaTCTTCATtaattttggtgtgttttccGTCCGCTTTGAGAAAAAATAACTAGATTTTATCCCTCCCTTTCCTTCCATATCCTTTCCTTTACCTTCTCAAAAAAATCAGTCTAAATGTTTGGATCCATCGGTTTTTGAAAGATTAGTTTTTtaaatactataaaaatttttaaaaattactctAAATGGTACCCTAAAAAGTAgtctaatttatttttaatatttaaaaaatatcccaaaatatattctaaaaactctactactcttaaatatcccaaaatttttcaaaaatatctcaaatatactctaaaaattctgttacagtaaaatttttcaaaaatatttccaaaacaTGAATATATTCgaaaacacaattttttttttcacaaaacttGAAAATCAAGCAAGCATTAGTTTATGTTACGTGTCTActcttctttatttatttatttatttatttggtagAAACGTGTCTACCCTTTCACTTACCGTTCATGCCATGTAAAAATAAGTCAAAACTTGAGGATTAAGGTAAGCTAACATCATCGCCGACTGCCGGAAAGTTTGAAAAGGCCGAGCCCCGACAACATTAATAGGAAGTCGGCGCCGAGCAGCCGAAGTAATAATTGTCACAACATGTTAGAACTTGGTCATCATGTTTTATCTTATGTTACACGTTTCTCTGTTCTCATGGCCATCATTTTTACATTCATTTCTTCCACTCCTTGGACTTGTTCAAagtattttgcatatgtccCGCTAGGCGCTAGCCGCAAAGAAGTCTTCAGCGTGGGGACACAAAAATCGCAATCGAATGGTACTTCTGGCGAGGGCACTTTGTTGTCTATTCTTCTGGGATTTGGGTGGACAAAGATTGCTGCGCCTAACGTTAACAAGTAACGTAGGGGAAAAATAACCGTAGAATGATTTTTGGCTTGAAATGAACTTGTAAATAGGGAGAAATTGGATGGCTTCTTGATCAACATATAATTATTAAACCCAGTGCAGACATTAATCCGGTAAGGTCAACGGTCGAATACATTAGTAGTTCAATTGCGAGTTTAGTAGTTGAATCGGTGATTGTATTATATAGTAAAACAATATAtttgaattattaaaatttaaatcaatGATTCAAATTAGCGATTATACCGGTGGTTGAGCCATCAATTTTTTGAGATTTTATCGGTTAAACTGGCGAATTACCGACAAGTTAAAGGATGCTCCGTTCTCTTGTTTAACTATTGATTCAATCCGACTAGATTATCGATTCATTGGATCATGCAATTAAATTGCTGAATCGGGCCGGATCGAGTTTAATAACTATTCTAGAATAGTAGAACCTTTTGCTTTGCTATCAGATGTATCAAATCTTCTTGTTTCACCGGTGATTCGTTTTGGTAAGTTGATCATATTATCCTTCTACGGTGAATTAATCAACTTGATGGCAAAGGACCTTATACTAGTTATATAGGTTCATGTGGTCAAGCtataattaattagataaaagGTAACAAGAATAATTAAAAGGACGCCAAGGGCAAAGGTTATACTACTACCTGATTTTTAGAATCATAATCTGCATATATTCTCGCCATCAGGATAAAATTATACGTCAACAATAGGCTTCGTTTAATTTTtaatgttcaaaattcttaggTAAATTCGTTGTGTCATCGTTCATATCAATTGAATTCCTTCTCTCGCTTCGCAAactcaaaactagaaaaaaaaaataggcctCATTGCTTGAATTCGTTGATGTGTCTCTTTCTTTACCAACAACCCTTTCTCTTCCCCGGCTCAATGATTCGATTCGAAGAACCCCTCCACCCGTGccaaggaaaaagagagaaagagaaaaagtgaaaagggaGAAGACGATCAATGCGTAATCAACTTTAGTGAAACAATAAGCATCCCCAATTGGAACAAAATATCAGAAAGGTCCAATTCCTGTGGGTGCCTAGAGAAATAAATCATTGCTCAGAACGTTTAGATCTGTAGTTATCCACGAGATAACATCCTTGAACAGTTAAAAACTTTTCTGCTGCCACTTCTTTTTCACCTTTGATCAAGATAATGGAGTTTTACCTAAGTTGCATCTTTCAAACTATTCCACGTGTGCTGTACATACTTTTAGGGCGGTGCCAAAAATCTAAAGGTCGTTCAGAATGATGGAAGACGGCAGCCAAAAGCAGTCCTTATTCATATCATATATTTCCCACTTGAGAGTATAAGGaaagcaagagaaagaaaactGATAAATTCGCGAAAGTAGTACGATGAATGAAGTACACGCGagctttcttgtttttccttctttttcattttccagtGTTCATATTCGTGGAGTCCTTGGTGTCTGTGAAAAATGTGAGGTATCAAATaccttttttgttgtttgtatATCTGGTTGGTGGGAATTGGGATAAGAAAATACACAGAGATTATGAGGATAGCTAATTTTACGTGTCAATTTAGGCCAAGAAGAAACAGTAAGCTATCATGACGTTAACCATTGCAGCTATCTCTTcattttgatcttctttttctctgtgagaaccctgaaaatagacatataaatatcagtgcatattttatttgcattttaattctttaataaattttagcactaagTCCAATTGTTTTTAAGTAAGTACGTAGAAATAaacgttatgtgcaaaataaaagaattgtgctaaactactaaacttcttagttttgttacattaacttcatatttcaatggtaaactatttcattgatctaataattaatttttttgaattctagtattgtaattaattgttttgaaataaaagggtaaagataatttctatgtaataaataatataattgtgccaatattgaattattcggttttgctatactaaattaatatttcttgagttggattaattctattactttaaaataaattctttgatttccgATAGCTAGttttaatcgttaataatgttaaatgtttataggaatttccgcgttaagataaaaatcaatgaattttagataaatatgatattcctatactaaacatacttaaggcaTGAAAATTCGATAAATTTTGTGTAGGATAACTTTAATTCTTGAGAATAAACAATTGGAGATGCGGATAATTAAGTTAATCGCTATATAAtgttaggaaccttaatatttaAGTTTAATCGATAtttattcgataaaaatggttaAGTATATTGGGAGGGGttattaggcgttcaaatcacccTTGAGGataaatttgagaaattaagttgagattAGGAAACCaagtgaaaagaccaaaagacCTTACAATTCCAT encodes:
- the LOC113741876 gene encoding mitochondrial import inner membrane translocase subunit PAM16 like 1-like, with the protein product MAARILANLIVIGSGVMARAFVQAYRQALANASRSGAAQEAVQTIRRASKTMTESEARQILGVAENSSWQDILQKYDTLFERNATNGSFYLQSKVHRAKECLESIEQMKAQGPS